DNA from Nitrospirota bacterium:
ATTTCCTATTAACAATTGGTGAAAATAGTTTCATGGTCATAAAATGTTCTTCTTCAGCAATTGAATCATGGGAACGATATGTTACAGCATTTGCGAGGTCTGTAAAAGATTATCAGATTCCATATGCTATGGTAACTGATGGTAAAAATGCAAAGATTATAAATGTTATAAAAGGAACGATAGTTGGTGAATCAATAGATAATTGCTTTACAAGAGAGCAAGCAATTGAACTTATGAATGGTTTTCAGAGGGTTCCTTGCCCAGAAAATAGACTTGAAAAGGAAAAGAGGATCATATATGCATTTGAAGGTATTAAATGTCCGACAGTGAAATGATAATCTATTCAAAAACATTAAGTGTCAAGGATAAAAAATTGTGGGTCTTCTATCTCCAATTCTAAAATTTAAAAGACTGTTTGTTTCAAACAAAAAATTCATAATTATATCTTTCCCAAAATCTGGAAGAACGTGGCTAAGAGTTATGCTCGATAAACTTAATATACATATCGAGTATACTCATGATGGTTCTGAACATGCTAAACAAATATCATATAGAGATTTTAATTCTGATAAGAC
Protein-coding regions in this window:
- a CDS encoding type I restriction enzyme HsdR N-terminal domain-containing protein: MEDREKLIKEKINEEEEKEILQLDGIKLFIWEKLRNEKKFKVDEILIDPKFKIKLTECEATVSIDFLLTIGENSFMVIKCSSSAIESWERYVTAFARSVKDYQIPYAMVTDGKNAKIINVIKGTIVGESIDNCFTREQAIELMNGFQRVPCPENRLEKEKRIIYAFEGIKCPTVK